The segment TGCTAATGAATTATGactgtttttcagtgttttacatGTTTTTAATAAGAAGTAAATGATTCTTATTTTATAACACAGCACAACAcgtaatgcttttaaaaatttctgtggGTTAATTGATTAATTCTTACCTGAAAGTTAGACTAAGTACAAAACCGTAAGAAATACCATACACAATATACCAGCACtcatacacatacatacacacgcactctccagcctccctccccagccctgccttcaaATTTCCCCAATTAAGAAGTTCACTCAGTTTTGCCTGGACTGTAATTTATTTCTCAAGCTAAGtcttttgttgttctttttgaaaaaaaacacacaagtaCTTTTGTTCTTGCCCATTCAAATTAGAAAAAGTTGTGgttcaaaataatgaaaacaatttcaCTTTTGTTATTAATCTTTTGTTTTAATCATAGTACTTGATAAACAGCTGAACAGGATCCTAGTTTAACAGAAGGATAAACAAGAACACTGGTGACAATTTGTTACAACTGCcttaatgtaccttttgcttaATGAACATTTGAATATGCAAGAAAGTATTTTTGGAGGACaccccaaaagaaaacaacttgCTGGTTGAACAACAGAAACAACGATCTTTTTGCTATTATGTTGAAATCAAAGtcatttatatataaaaataaatgttatgtTCTAACAAGAACATTTTAGACAATTACATCTGTgcttaacaaaaaaaatattggtcACTCAAGACTagaataattaatattttaaaggtttttagaTTATCAGAATGCATGGATACAACTCAACACAAACTGTAGCTGAAGGGAACCAGGACTGAAAATATCAATTTGTCCATCTGGAATAAAAATGCAACTAAATTAACTATTTAAAATACTACCATGGAATGTGACAGTAGATATGGTCCATACCTACTATATCGGAGGGAAGGAAAGTTTAACAAGTAATAATTCGTACCTTACACATTTAGTTAAATATAAACATTTGTTATTTATACATAAAGTTGCTTCCAAAAAACTATTAATAAGTGATTTAGTTGCACTTAAAATCAGTTTCATTTCTCATTTGCTGAGTATTAACTTTTCTTAATCTTAAATCAACTGTCACTAGTGCACTTTTAGTTAAAATTTCCCCTCAGATAAGTTTTAATCCTTTTAAAAGAGCCCCCTCACCTAAACCATGAATGTACAAAGTGGCAAAAGTTAATCCCTTTTAGTATAATCATAGTTTATATACTCATTTTATAGCCAATAATAAGAACAGGCTTTCCTTCGCAAAATCTCCTTCAACTTGCAACAAATGCCACGCGCTCAAAGCAAATAGTTAGGCGTGGCCAGCACTTGTAAAATGCTAAGGTCTGACAAGTCTCGTTGCTTCCTCCACATCAAGCATCTCTTACGTGAAAGAAGATTCCCTTCAGCTTGCCAAAAAGCTTCCACAAATCCAAGTTAGATGCTTCCTGGAAACAAAgatttttcagctctgtttgGCACAAGACTGATTCATCCCGCAGCTTTATGCTTTCCTCCACAGCACCCACACACCTCACCACAGTGATGGCATGCTCTCAAGGGGAGGTAGCAGCACATACATGGAGCAATGAACGAGAGTGCCACCAGTGCTAACCAGCGTAAGCAGAACTTGTCATCACTAGTGTCACACGAGCAAGGATCAGAGAAATCTCCTTCAGAGTCTGACATGCAGTGATACAGCATGCTCTCTGCACAAAGCATGCAACTAACTTGGTAGATACATCTTTTAATAGGATCTGGCGCatcttgacattttcctctgccatTATCTTCATGATTAAACCTTTCCTGGCAGTATATACAGCGGGAACGCTCACcatcctcttttcttctttttgagtttttaaattttgatgaGGAAGGCTGAGTTTTAAATACCACAGAACTCTTTGAGTCTTTTAGGGAATTCAACTTAGTTCCATCTCCACATGGGTATAAATAGTCAGATTTTTTactgtctgatttagaaaatgGTATATTTGAGTCCGCATCATCCCTCTCCAGGTCATTCTTCCACATGTCAGGATGCCTGTAGTCTGCATAACGACGTATCAAAATGTCACGAGGGTTTATTCTGACAATTTCATCTTCGTCCTGAAAACTAACGTGTCTGATTGACTTCAGTGGGACCTGAAAAGTAAGGCAAAGTAAGAGAAGTTTACTATGGTGAAGTCCCAAATTTATGTCCACCTACAATGTTAAGTTAGATTAGaaaactaaaaaacccaaacttttttcttttgctgcctgaggataaaaaaatcagattattttttcactACTAAAATTTACAAACATCCCCACAACAATGAGTCCTCTTCAGGGTATTAGGTCTACGAGCTTCAGCATTCTTTCCTGACTTTTTAGTCTCTCGTAAGAGCTTTGGGTATTTTGGTATCCACATAAAACTTGATGCTGCTCTGTGAATTATTCTCAAAATTAAAGTATTAACATcttaaaatggaaacaaattcCACAGACTCATTATGCCTTATGTGCTGATTTCATGTGATGATCTGCTGCTTTAGGACTAACTCCCTGCTACATTCACTACTGTGTTATCCAGGAGAAGCTTTCCTTAATTCCTACTCTAAGTTTTCAAACTCTCTCCAATTCATAACAAGAGTACTGAATACTGGTAACTAATTATCAAGGCTCTGTTCTAGATAAGGATTTCACAGTATGAAGAACATTCAGTATGACAATCAATCAACAGCGTCTTCTGAATGCATCTATCCTTAGATAATATACAGTACTTATATTGATTAGTTTAGGACACAGGCAGGCAAAGACCCAAGTACTTCTTAAATTCCCAGTTTGTAATGAACTGACCAATATTTAAGACCTTATACTTCAAAAGGCAATTAATAAGGAATGTGCTAAATACATACAAAACCATCAGAGAAATAAGGTGAGAGTTCTTGTTTATTCTGCCTTACAATAAAAGGGTGTGGGAACATGAAAAAGTTGACAAAGATGACAAAATTCAGAGAATCATCCAAACTGAAATACTGCAGGCCTTAGATATCTAAGTGTAAGATGGTAAGTGGTAAGGGTCTCAGTATGCCTTAGTATTTCTACCTTACAGGCAGACAATTATTTTCCTACACTGTAGGGCTATTATAATCAGAGCCAGATGCCTTTTTCTCTGTCTAGTGCACAGCCTGTAAACCATTTctcagaaaagacaaaatacCCTTCCCCTCTCTAACCTATTAGTCTTCCAAATTCTTCCAGAATCATGAATTACTTGGGAATAATCTTTGGCATCAGTAGTGTTGCTTTGAGAGGGTTTATCTTATTAGTACTCAAATTAATGAGAATTAATGTGTCACCATTCCATAGTCAAGTACAACAATTGAACTGCATGTTCCTAATTTGTTGCAGTGTGTGAAACTACTGAAGATGATGTTTTAGGTTAAAACACTTCTATGTCACTTTGCATGCATCTATACTCCTACTGTGCTGAAGTCTGCATGTCCTGATTTTGGGGTAGGagacagagaagggaaaagggaaggcagctggaaaagaggaaggaagagctTCTTAAAATAGGCTATCTTCTGATTATGTAAGAATATCTGTAGCCTGCTGTAACCATCACTTCCCTGCTCAACAATCCTTGTGTGATGAGTACAGAACTGTAATTAGAGACGCTTTGCCCTGGGACTTTCAACTGGAGTATGCTAacaagaacaattttttttcttggctccAAGCCACATAGTTGAACTTCCACAAGGTTTCAAGGATACAGGGAGAAGAAAGGTTATACCCTATTCAGCTAACATTGCTCCTCTTCCATACTTCCCCAGGCTCCTTTACAAGCAGTTAGGCTTCCCCTTTGCTTATAAAAGCAGACTGCTTCTCAGGCCTATTCTGTTTTCAAACAAGAGGAAGAATCTATTGTTTAGCAAAAATAACTAAATATGGCTAATgggtttatttcaaaattttacagcataaatttatttaagaaaaaaagccataaaagTTATTAAATTCCATATGCTACAGGCATAAAGGATCCTTACCCTGCTGTCCACATAGAATATTATGCATGCACTTAAGAGAGCAAATAAAACCCAttgtttagaagaaaaaaaccctgaaacctCAATACAAAAATGCCCCCTCAACTTCCCATTGCCCAGACAGCTAATAGCCATTAAAGATCACTACAAACACTAACAATGGTAGAATCTGACCTCTCCTTAGCCTTTGAaggctttttatttgtttgagcAGAACACACCACATACATagaactaatttatttttttcaagtcttGAGTCCAACACCTAAAAATGCTTAACTGGCACGTTACAAATAAGGCACCACTACATTCTTTAAGGCACTgatattaagaaatatttttggagcagaacatactgaaaaataagcaaactgaagaaatgctggaaagaGCTTACTCATTGGGTATTAAATGGGACCTATGTGAATGCATGAAGTACATGAAAACTTTTGAACAATTCACAATCCAAATTTACATAGGTACAAATATCAGCAAAATTTAATGAGAATAATGCACTTAGTCCTCTAAACAGTCAAAACTAAAACTCAGTACAAATGttgaaggaggaagggaggaagaatGTTACAGCAAACTGAAATTTCACAGAGAATCTGATTCTGAACATGATTGGCCAACTGGAAATCAGGCAGAAAATTTTTGTTGGTGCAACTGAACCCACAAGTATCACACCTTTCTTGAAAGTGTGCACCTTTAAACAAGGCACAATCACTTCCTTGGTACTGTAGcctttgctgcttctcctcaAAGAATTACACCTGATGTTGCTCATCTTGCAGCTTCTCAGTATGAGGACACCAGCAGCTGCCTACATCATTGCAAAGTACTAAGTTTAACACACATCCTTGCATCAGAAGCTGGAAAGCTGAAGGACTTGAGTAGTTTTTAATAACAGTCAAAATATTACAGTTAAATCCAAATTGTCATTAATTAGTCTTTAGTTGGAGCATGTACTTATTGAGCTATTCAACTTATGAGCACACTCTTAAGTAAGAGTGTTCAAACTTATTTACACAAAATTGAAATAAACCCACAAATTAGCTCAATATCTGTAGTGCCACCTGGTCACATGCATGGCGTTTAGCAGAGCCAGTGCAGTGTATGCACATACAGAATGTGAAGTTTTGGTGACCTGCCTATGTTCCAAATGTGTGTACCACAAGACCATGCAGAAAGCAGAGAGTGTCTGTTGCTGGCAGGTGGTGCTACAACAGGagaagaatatttaaaagaatatcTACTTAAATTTTCATGGAATCTCCCGTAACTTCACTTTTCAAGAACTGAACTCTAACATTgtcatttgaaagaaatttctgtttaatttctATCAGACAGACACAGATTAATCAGTTTAACACAatctaaattatttctttctcagtAGTCAATTTTatacatgcttttaaaatatacagGCATTTCAAGCTGCTGCACTTTTCTTTACAATGCAAGGAAGACTACCAGGACATATATCACTGAGTACTGTAGCCATTAGCTGCAATAACCTCATCAACAATCCATTCCATTCTAAAAAACATTTACAATTCTCTTTGAAAGTAAACTGGACGAGAGAAAAACATGTGCcttaacagaaacaaaaagtaaaCATGTACcttaacagaaacaaaaatatgagGTGATGTACATGAAGAGATAATTGGAGTAGATCAACgattaaagataaaaaattaataatttcaagCTTCTTAGTTCTCCAGATAAGTCTGCTTGCTTCTTTTGCCCAATAAAGTAGATTAAAAGTAGCTGATATAAGACTTAAGTACCATCctatttttctctgcaaaaatAACTAAAGGTACTAAAAAGCTTTATTACAAGCAGCAGAATTATTTTTGATAAGTCTTCAGAACTACCTGAACTTGCATTCTGCTTTGACATCTGTTATTCAGCATATTCTAAAAGCTTTCTATGTCTTTGGCTCTAGACATAAGACCATTAAATTAATTGTAATCCAACTTACTAAGACTACTTCCACAGTCTACAAAAACTGTCAGTTCTTTtagctttagaaaaaaagaaaaatgtatagTGATATATAGCTGTACCGATGGCTGAATACTTTTCAATATTTCTAAGCAAAACAGTATGGTAATACATGTAACTAAGATTGAGCTAATGTCCAattaacattttctgaaaaaattgaACAGCTTTTTAAGGCTGCAGATACTGAAATCTGCAATACAAAAACAGacttcaaagaaattaaatatttatttgtgtaGTCTGGTGCACTACAACAATAGGTAAATACCTTCACGAAACCTGACCTCTGTCATAATAATGCTATAATATTTCAGCTGCAAAGTTTATATTGAACATTTCAAGAAGTTGAAAGCACATGGACTTGGAATGCAGTGATTTCTTGTCAGAAACTACATACTGTGCCATTAATACAGCAAGCAAAGTAAGGATTGCTCCTTTTATAGGTATACTTACCTGGTTAGGTTGGCTAGGAAAACAGGCTCTCCTGGTGTTGAAATCCTCAAATGTTGAAGGCCGTAAATTTGCACTGTTGTAAGTTTCACTGGTTACTACAGTTTCATGTTGAAAAAGGTGATCTTTTATTAGTGAACCTGATGTATTTTCTTGAGCAGTCTAGAACACATAAGAACTTCCATGAAATGATTTTTGCATTTATATAAAAACAACACCAAACCCAACCAGTTCATACATAGATGCGTTAATATTTCATATAATGTGTTAGAGGTATCTATAAACACTAGTATTcttaaatgcacattttttaaagcatttagaAAAGTAGGcaagtattttctttattttgaatcAGCCTTCGTAAATACAGAATTTCTCTGCATGCAGACAGTACACAACTTGGGCATTAGAGATACATGCCACTGAAAAATACAGTTACAAAATCAGACTTCTTTAAGGAAATAGAGATTAACCTGTCTCTGAGATGTTTTCTCTAACTACCCATGAAGCTGCCAGTATTTACAAAAGCAcaattggaggaaaaaaaaatctgagactATTTTATAAGTCAAAAGCTAGTCAGatcttttaataaattaaaagcaaaatcagctggaagaaaaaaaaataacctatACTGGCTCAATTAAAATATCTAATTGCAGCAAGTGTGCATTAGACATGAATGACAGTCATTTTGCAATTAAAGTTGTATCAGGCAACTCGATACAAAAGTGAGACTATGAAGCAATACATGATGAGATAGCTGCAGGACCTGTGCTATtcaaaagaaggaagaggaagtaTGTTTGGGTGGAATACTGGCTTGTAAGATGATCCAGTTTCTGAAATGAATTGAAAAATGAACAGTTCTCATTCTTGAAGCTTGACTGACTGGGACATACTTAGGATACAGCACAGCATTTTGATACAAATTCCATTGAGCTGCCAAAAATATACTGTATGTTTTGTTTGCATTGAGGGATGCTGTAAAGTTAACTGGCTGTCATCACGGATAGCACTGAGAAAATTCTGGCATCATCCAGCTTCCAGCAATGGGAATGTTTCAGCTTTATTATAGGGATTTGTATGTATCAAGAAAACAtttagaggaaaagaataagAATACTACAGAAAAATACTGAGGCAGAGGCAAACCTAAAGTTTTGGCAGGTTAAATATTGACCCAGAATAATTAGTTTTCAATTATCAAAGTACTTAAGGAACTTACTCTAGGATTACATTAGTACCTCACATACATAAAAGCCTAATGTATCAAGTTTTAAGAGATCTAGATAGTTTGAAGTAGCTGGTCTGTAGCTGATTTTGTAGGAGATAGAAAATCATCACATCACTAAATTTATATATAGAAGCCCCATGTGGGGAAACATTACATTTAGTAATTAATTCATGATCAGCGTAATTAATACTACAGAGCATACATGCCAAGAAAGACAAAAGTTCACTCAATCAGGGTAAAGTTCCCCTGAAAAATTTTGAAGGCAGGCAAAACACCAAAAAGAAGTACTATTGGCAGATCCTTAAGCATGACACCACCACAAAGTAATTGACCCTGTTATtgtcaaaattaaattttctggtCAAACATTGTTGGAAAACTAGTATAAAAGAAGTACTGGAATAACTAAAAAGAATTGGATTTCATATATGTATACTTATTTT is part of the Molothrus aeneus isolate 106 chromosome 6, BPBGC_Maene_1.0, whole genome shotgun sequence genome and harbors:
- the SPRED1 gene encoding sprouty-related, EVH1 domain-containing protein 1 isoform X2, which codes for MTRDDSSGGWLPLGGGGLSCVTVFKVIPQEENSCADFLIHGERLRDKTVVLECTLKKDLVYNKVTPTFYHWKIDDKKFGLTFQSPADARAFDRGIRRAVEDISQGYPPSQNDVEVAEDCFQTAQENTSGSLIKDHLFQHETVVTSETYNSANLRPSTFEDFNTRRACFPSQPNQVPLKSIRHVSFQDEDEIVRINPRDILIRRYADYRHPDMWKNDLERDDADSNIPFSKSDSKKSDYLYPCGDGTKLNSLKDSKSSVVFKTQPSSSKFKNSKRRKEDGERSRCIYCQERFNHEDNGRGKCQDAPDPIKRCIYQVSCMLCAESMLYHCMSDSEGDFSDPCSCDTSDDKFCLRWLALVALSFIAPCMCCYLPLRACHHCGEVCGCCGGKHKAAG
- the SPRED1 gene encoding sprouty-related, EVH1 domain-containing protein 1 isoform X1, whose amino-acid sequence is MSEETATSNDNSYARVRAVVMTRDDSSGGWLPLGGGGLSCVTVFKVIPQEENSCADFLIHGERLRDKTVVLECTLKKDLVYNKVTPTFYHWKIDDKKFGLTFQSPADARAFDRGIRRAVEDISQGYPPSQNDVEVAEDCFQTAQENTSGSLIKDHLFQHETVVTSETYNSANLRPSTFEDFNTRRACFPSQPNQVPLKSIRHVSFQDEDEIVRINPRDILIRRYADYRHPDMWKNDLERDDADSNIPFSKSDSKKSDYLYPCGDGTKLNSLKDSKSSVVFKTQPSSSKFKNSKRRKEDGERSRCIYCQERFNHEDNGRGKCQDAPDPIKRCIYQVSCMLCAESMLYHCMSDSEGDFSDPCSCDTSDDKFCLRWLALVALSFIAPCMCCYLPLRACHHCGEVCGCCGGKHKAAG